In Euphorbia lathyris chromosome 9, ddEupLath1.1, whole genome shotgun sequence, the following are encoded in one genomic region:
- the LOC136205359 gene encoding amino acid transporter AVT1D-like isoform X3, with product MCKRRRSSENSNSLSKSLLSQESLDKEEVPTSTLPLKLSTTSSRFRISSFLQPPPQDSESSITQAVLNGINVLCGIGLLTTPYAIKEGGWLSLFILLLFGILSCYTGILLQKCLESSDELRTYPDIGQAAFGTGGRLTISILLYLELYAACVEYIIMMSDNLTSLFPNTFMSLGGINLDAHQIFAIMVTTIVLPTVWLRDLSLLSYLSVGGVGASILVAICLLWVGVVDKVGFHQYGIPINFSGLPFAIGIYGYSYSGHAVFPNIYCSMKHPSNFATVMIISFTFCWLIYTGVAVCGFLMFGDAIKSQYTLNMPTELRASEIALWTSVVSPMTKYALTITPVALSLEELVPSCRLGSYSLLFIIRTVLVISTLIVALTFPFFGFFMAFAGSSLAMLVAIIFPCACYLSIHRERLSKLQIGACTFTISVGVMTACVGTYSSVAKMADKFV from the exons ATGTGCAAGAGACGTCGTAGCTCAGAAAACTCTAATTCCCTAAGTAAATCTCTTCTTTCTCAAGAAAGTTTAGACAAAGAGGAAGTTCCAACCTCAACATTACCATTGAAATTATCTACTACATCTTCTCGATTTCGGATATCGTCCTTCCTTCAACCGCCACCTCAGGATAGCGAAAGTTCAATTACTCAAGCAGTACTTAATG GAATAAATGTTCTGTGTGGCATAGGACTCCTTACAACTCCATATGCAATTAAAGAGGGAGGATGGTTAAGCCTCTTTATCTTACTACTCTTTGGCATCCTTTCCTGCTATACAGGGATTTTATTACAGAAGTGCTTAGAAAGCTCAGACGAACTCCGAACTTACCCTGATATAGGACAAGCTGCTTTTGGAACCGGTGGCCGCCTTACAATATCT ATATTACTCTACTTGGAGTTATAT GCAGCTTGTGTGGAGTACATAATTATGATGAGTGATAACTTAACATCATTGTTTCCAAACACATTCATGAGTTTGGGTGGAATAAATCTTGATGCTCATCAAATCTTTGCTATTATGGTAACAACAATTGTTCTTCCGACTGTATGGCTTCGAGACCTTAGTTTGTTGTCGTACCTTTCAG TTGGGGGAGTTGGTGCATCTATTTTGGTAGCAATATGCTTATTATGGGTAGGAGTGGTGGATAAAGTAGGATTTCACCAATATGGAATACCAATAAACTTTTCAGGATTGCCTTTTGCAATTGGTATCTATGGTTATAGCTATTCAGGCCATGCTGTTTTTCCAAACATTTACTGCTCCATGAAACATCCATCAAACTTTGCAACAGTTATGATTATTAG CTTCACTTTTTGTTGGTTGATTTACACTGGTGTAGCAGTATGCGGCTTTCTTATGTTTGGTGACGCGATCAAATCTCAATACACATTAAACATGCCTACAGAACTTCGTGCATCCGAGATTGCACTCTGGACATCG gttgtgagtccaATGACAAAGTATGCATTGACAATAACACCTGTGGCATTAAGTTTAGAAGAACTTGTGCCTTCATGTCGGCTTGGATCATACAGTTTATTGTTTATCATTAGAACAGTTTTAGTAATTTCAACTTTAATTGTAGCCCTTACATTTCCATTCTTCG GTTTTTTCATGGCATTTGCTGGATCTTCATTAGCAATGCTTGTG GCAATTATCTTCCCATGTGCATGTTATCTCAGCATACACCGTGAAAGATTAAGCAAGTTGCAA ATTGGAGCTTGCACTTTCACCATCAGTGTGGGAGTGATGACTGCTTGCGTAGGTACATATTCATCAGTGGCAAAAATGGCTGACAAATTTGTTTGA